The Schistocerca gregaria isolate iqSchGreg1 chromosome 1, iqSchGreg1.2, whole genome shotgun sequence genome includes a window with the following:
- the LOC126341815 gene encoding uncharacterized protein LOC126341815 has protein sequence MNKDLRFGTWNVRTLPTLGAFNILSEEVIRYKMDLVAPQEVRYPGPGKLEMDGHILYYSGSEEWKFQKGVSFKLSKSLATAVIDFQLIDDRTAAMRLKGRFTNITIVALYDTTEEMEDKKKESFYEILEEVINKTPGYDMKLI, from the coding sequence ATGAACAAGGACTTACGCTTTGGAACATGGAATGTTAGGACATTGCCAACTCTTGGAGCTTTCAATATTCTGTCAGAAGAAGTCATCAGATATAAAATGGATCTAGTAGCACCGCAAGAAGTTAGATATCCAGGACCAGGAAAACTGGAAATGGATGGGCACATTCTATACTACAGTGGATCGGAAGAATGGAAGTTCCAGAAGGGAGTAAGTTTTAAGCTCAGCAAAAGTTTAGCTACAGCAGTAATTGATTTCCAACTAATTGATGATAGAACAGCTGCCATGAGACTGAAAGGTAGATTCACAAATATAACAATAGTTGCACTATATGATACAACTGAGGAAATGGAGGACAAAAAGAAAGAGAGTTTTTATGAAATTCTCGAAGAGGTAATTAATAAGACACCAGGATATGATATGAAGCTCATATAG